In a single window of the Pseudoxanthomonas sp. F37 genome:
- the thpR gene encoding RNA 2',3'-cyclic phosphodiesterase, which yields MPATPASSQQGDLFGGPQPGRLHRLFFALVPSAGEREALRHRAEDLQAAFPQARWVRPERYHLTLHFLGESEGPREDLVTAAHEAMRDWQPEPLGITLDHLLCLGNPKNPALTLAALHPSPAVVAFWRGLQQRLLRAGFRQPLGRSFVPHLTLAYVPPRTAPVDVPPVVLHPQAVHLLQGVEGEPDYQCLGEWSLAD from the coding sequence ATGCCCGCCACCCCCGCGTCATCCCAGCAAGGCGATCTGTTCGGCGGCCCGCAGCCGGGCCGGCTGCACCGCCTGTTCTTCGCCCTGGTGCCTTCCGCCGGTGAGCGCGAGGCCCTCCGGCACCGCGCCGAAGACCTGCAGGCCGCCTTTCCGCAAGCGCGCTGGGTGCGCCCGGAGCGCTATCACCTGACCCTGCATTTCCTGGGCGAGAGCGAGGGGCCGCGCGAGGACCTGGTGACCGCTGCGCACGAGGCGATGCGCGACTGGCAACCCGAGCCGCTGGGCATCACCCTGGACCACCTGCTGTGCCTGGGCAATCCGAAGAACCCGGCCCTGACGCTGGCGGCGCTGCATCCCTCGCCGGCGGTGGTGGCGTTCTGGCGCGGGTTGCAGCAGCGGCTGCTGCGGGCCGGGTTCCGGCAGCCGCTGGGCCGCAGCTTCGTGCCGCACCTGACGCTGGCCTATGTCCCCCCGCGCACCGCGCCGGTGGACGTGCCGCCGGTGGTGCTGCATCCGCAGGCCGTGCACCTGTTGCAGGGCGTCGAGGGCGAGCCGGACTACCAGTGCCTGGGCGAATGGTCGCTGGCGGATTAG
- a CDS encoding GNAT family N-acetyltransferase: MGAGAGGVSGCITGAPPLGALPLETARFRLRPLKAHDDGLYIALYTNAEVMRHVGDALTLPAARSAFDKVLAFTQRTDGGYQAWVVVDRSTGEEWGLLALVAREGGSEIGALIWPQYHNAGVATEIIRRLMDFAFSEGGVDTVFTRHRTVNGGAEGLMRKLDFRRIPAEGSKGGEVRWERTRRRWQRAGGMQTRAPKTAPSE, encoded by the coding sequence GTGGGCGCGGGGGCAGGTGGGGTGAGTGGATGCATCACTGGTGCCCCGCCACTAGGAGCACTCCCGCTTGAAACCGCCCGGTTCCGCCTTCGACCCCTCAAGGCGCACGACGACGGGCTCTACATCGCGCTCTACACAAACGCTGAGGTAATGCGGCACGTGGGTGATGCGCTGACACTTCCGGCGGCGCGCAGTGCCTTTGACAAGGTGCTGGCATTCACTCAGAGAACGGATGGCGGCTATCAGGCCTGGGTGGTCGTGGATCGTTCGACGGGCGAGGAATGGGGGCTGCTTGCACTGGTCGCGCGGGAGGGCGGCTCCGAGATCGGCGCGCTGATCTGGCCGCAGTACCACAATGCCGGTGTCGCGACCGAGATCATCCGCCGACTGATGGACTTCGCGTTCTCCGAGGGTGGGGTGGATACGGTGTTCACTCGCCATCGGACGGTGAATGGGGGCGCGGAAGGTCTGATGCGGAAGCTGGATTTCCGACGTATTCCCGCCGAGGGGAGTAAGGGCGGGGAAGTGCGCTGGGAGCGGACCCGTCGGCGCTGGCAACGCGCCGGCGGTATGCAAACGAGGGCGCCCAAGACTGCGCCATCCGAATGA
- a CDS encoding SAM-dependent methyltransferase: MPRYTGPLLTRDTALALLAAHDRGQAHWAGSLDLGRTQGEALLEQDGWRWHGIAYPYPGTLKDRTLYWWDGEDFAPVSRYAGSLIKLVPTGWGVPTFEIDGIKMLPTSKESPLDDARRKVALVEPRGKAVLDTCGGLGYFAACCLTAGAARIRSFEKNEDVLWLRSLNPWSPDPDAPEHGGRLELAQADVSHAIAAVADASIDAVLHDPPRFGIAGELYSQAFYDQLARVLRRGGRLFHYTGSPNRLTSGRDVPGEVAKRLEKAGFKAERALDGVAGVRR; encoded by the coding sequence ATGCCCCGCTACACCGGCCCCCTGCTGACCCGCGACACCGCCCTCGCCTTGCTCGCCGCCCATGATCGTGGCCAGGCGCACTGGGCGGGCTCGCTCGACCTCGGCCGTACCCAGGGCGAGGCGCTGCTGGAGCAAGACGGCTGGCGCTGGCACGGGATCGCCTACCCGTATCCAGGCACGCTCAAGGACCGGACGCTGTACTGGTGGGATGGCGAGGACTTCGCGCCGGTGTCGCGCTATGCGGGCTCGCTGATCAAGCTGGTGCCCACCGGATGGGGCGTGCCCACGTTCGAGATCGACGGCATCAAGATGCTGCCGACCTCGAAGGAATCGCCGCTGGACGATGCGCGGCGCAAGGTCGCGCTGGTCGAACCGCGCGGCAAGGCGGTACTGGATACCTGCGGCGGCCTGGGATACTTCGCCGCCTGCTGCCTGACGGCCGGTGCCGCACGTATCCGCTCGTTCGAAAAGAACGAGGACGTGCTGTGGCTGCGGAGCCTCAACCCGTGGTCGCCGGACCCGGACGCACCCGAGCACGGCGGTCGTCTGGAACTGGCGCAGGCCGATGTGTCGCACGCCATCGCCGCCGTCGCCGATGCGTCCATCGATGCCGTGCTGCACGATCCGCCGCGCTTCGGCATCGCCGGAGAACTGTATTCGCAGGCGTTCTACGACCAGCTGGCGCGCGTGCTGCGCCGTGGCGGCAGGCTGTTCCACTACACCGGCAGTCCCAACAGGCTCACCAGCGGGCGGGACGTGCCGGGCGAGGTGGCGAAGCGGCTGGAGAAGGCCGGATTCAAGGCGGAACGGGCATTGGACGGCGTGGCCGGCGTGCGCCGCTGA
- a CDS encoding SAM-dependent methyltransferase, with protein MKKGSLACVGTGMMLGAHIGPRARSHIEEADVVFVAVSDPLVELWVQGMNRDVRSLQPFYAEGKPRTETYREMVAAMMEEVRAGRRVCGAFYGHPGVFAVVPHRAVTQAREEGYEAVMEAAVSAEDCLYADLGIDPGTYGCQHYEASQFMFYQRRIDPSAYLILWQIGVAGDNSFAKLSTGPKIREVLVELLSEHYPPGHPLVIYEAATLPISRPRIVKCGLKQLVEVTLSPASTLVVEPSQPMTPNDLVVSRLQSLMGLP; from the coding sequence ATGAAGAAGGGGAGTCTGGCCTGCGTGGGCACCGGCATGATGCTGGGCGCGCATATCGGGCCGCGTGCGCGCAGTCATATCGAAGAAGCCGACGTGGTGTTCGTGGCGGTGTCCGATCCACTGGTGGAGTTGTGGGTACAGGGCATGAACCGGGACGTGCGCAGTCTTCAGCCGTTCTATGCCGAGGGCAAGCCGCGGACCGAGACCTACCGCGAGATGGTAGCGGCCATGATGGAAGAGGTGCGGGCGGGACGTCGGGTCTGCGGCGCGTTCTACGGTCATCCGGGCGTGTTCGCCGTCGTGCCGCACCGGGCGGTGACCCAGGCGCGGGAGGAAGGGTACGAGGCGGTCATGGAGGCCGCGGTATCCGCCGAGGATTGCCTGTATGCGGACCTCGGGATCGATCCCGGTACCTATGGCTGCCAGCACTACGAGGCCAGCCAGTTCATGTTCTACCAGCGGCGGATCGACCCTTCGGCCTACCTTATCCTGTGGCAGATCGGGGTGGCGGGGGACAACAGTTTCGCCAAGCTCTCCACGGGCCCCAAAATTCGTGAAGTGCTGGTGGAACTGCTTTCAGAGCACTATCCCCCTGGGCATCCGCTAGTCATCTATGAAGCAGCAACCTTGCCCATTAGCCGGCCGCGGATAGTCAAATGCGGCCTGAAACAGCTTGTGGAGGTAACCCTTTCGCCGGCCAGCACCCTGGTAGTGGAGCCATCTCAGCCGATGACGCCCAATGATTTGGTGGTCAGTCGCCTCCAATCCCTCATGGGCCTTCCGTAG
- a CDS encoding PA2169 family four-helix-bundle protein, producing the protein MNTQKKIQHSLNDLIEIARDGHDFYTEAAGKVKDAELSALFMRIAGVKQDIVARLSAVVASAGGEPAEHGTMVGSMQQFYAKVRAALGDTTYGYVAELEESEDRLLKAFNETIGDDDTPAAARAEAQALLPSVRECHNVMRDRKQVLKRAS; encoded by the coding sequence ATGAACACGCAGAAGAAGATCCAGCACAGCCTCAACGATCTGATCGAGATCGCGCGCGACGGGCACGACTTCTACACCGAAGCCGCCGGCAAGGTGAAGGATGCCGAACTGTCCGCGCTGTTCATGCGGATCGCGGGCGTGAAACAGGACATCGTGGCCCGCCTCAGCGCCGTGGTGGCCTCCGCCGGTGGCGAGCCCGCCGAGCACGGCACGATGGTGGGCAGCATGCAGCAGTTCTACGCCAAGGTCCGCGCCGCGCTGGGCGACACCACCTATGGCTACGTCGCCGAGCTGGAAGAATCCGAAGACCGCCTGCTGAAGGCCTTCAACGAGACCATCGGCGACGACGACACCCCTGCCGCCGCGCGCGCCGAGGCGCAGGCGCTGCTGCCCAGCGTGCGCGAGTGCCACAACGTCATGCGCGATCGCAAGCAGGTGCTGAAGCGCGCCAGCTGA
- a CDS encoding PHB depolymerase family esterase — MSIAALLCGSAPRSRAHGTGLVLASLLLLLASGPALALTEVTGFGSNPGNLRMHKYVPAGLPADAPLVVALHGCAQSASNYDAETGWELLANRFGFALLLPEQQTGNNSSRCFNWFETADTTRGQGEPLSIRQMVDRMIADHAIDPARVYVTGLSAGGAMTSVMLATYPDVFAGGAIVAGIPYRCATTQTAAFGCMNPGSDLTPAQWGAKVRAASGWTGPWPIVSIWHGDADYVVRPANLAESLDQWADVHGIDTVADATDTVSGYPHKVYKDAAGNARVETYVITGMGHGTPVDPGTGETQCGTAGAYILDANICSSYHIARFFGLDDLDGVPPTVALTSPVDGAAVSGTVTLAATASDDIGVARVDFLLDGALLGSDASAPYSLAWNSSGTSDGAHVLQARALDLAGNTGTSAAVNVGVSGGTGGGAPVTVVFNNQDANDGYVKASASGGSPAVGTLEAYYGLAIGRGTDGNHNRTVLSFDTSSLPDNAVVTSATLTVAYRSASGDPWSNPAGNTLVVDVHSGYLGTCTIEAADWAAATTTTHSAQVPAFSGGNQTSTVFDTAGRAAIDRTGRTQLKLRFAANPTATHYVWIDRGATAKLSVTYTLP; from the coding sequence ATGTCGATCGCTGCGCTGTTGTGTGGTTCCGCTCCGCGTTCCCGTGCGCACGGCACGGGCCTGGTGCTCGCTTCCCTGCTCCTGCTGCTGGCCAGCGGCCCTGCGCTGGCGCTGACCGAAGTCACCGGCTTCGGCAGCAATCCCGGCAACCTGCGCATGCACAAGTACGTTCCCGCCGGCCTGCCGGCGGATGCGCCGCTGGTGGTGGCGCTGCATGGCTGCGCGCAGTCCGCGTCCAACTACGACGCCGAGACGGGCTGGGAACTGCTGGCCAACCGCTTCGGCTTCGCCCTGCTGCTGCCCGAGCAGCAGACCGGCAACAACAGCAGCCGCTGCTTCAACTGGTTCGAGACCGCCGACACCACGCGTGGCCAGGGCGAACCGCTGTCGATCAGGCAGATGGTCGACCGCATGATCGCCGACCACGCGATCGATCCCGCGCGCGTCTACGTCACCGGCCTGTCCGCCGGCGGCGCGATGACCTCGGTGATGCTGGCCACCTACCCCGACGTGTTCGCCGGCGGCGCGATCGTGGCGGGCATCCCTTACCGCTGCGCGACCACCCAGACCGCGGCCTTCGGCTGCATGAATCCCGGCAGCGACCTGACGCCGGCGCAATGGGGCGCGAAGGTACGCGCCGCCAGCGGCTGGACCGGGCCGTGGCCGATCGTCTCGATCTGGCATGGCGATGCCGACTACGTGGTGCGCCCGGCCAACCTGGCCGAGAGCCTGGACCAGTGGGCCGACGTGCACGGCATCGACACCGTGGCCGACGCCACCGACACCGTCAGCGGCTATCCGCACAAGGTCTACAAGGACGCGGCCGGCAACGCCAGGGTGGAGACCTATGTCATCACCGGCATGGGCCACGGCACCCCCGTCGATCCGGGCACCGGCGAAACGCAATGCGGCACGGCGGGCGCCTACATCCTGGACGCGAACATCTGCTCCAGCTACCACATCGCCCGTTTCTTCGGCCTGGACGACCTGGACGGCGTGCCGCCGACCGTGGCCCTGACCTCGCCCGTCGATGGCGCCGCCGTCAGCGGCACGGTGACGCTGGCGGCCACGGCCAGCGACGACATCGGCGTGGCGCGCGTGGACTTCCTGCTGGACGGTGCCCTGTTGGGCAGCGATGCCAGCGCGCCCTACAGCCTGGCCTGGAACAGCAGCGGCACCAGCGACGGTGCGCACGTGCTGCAGGCGCGCGCGCTCGACCTCGCCGGCAACACCGGCACGTCGGCCGCGGTGAACGTGGGCGTCAGCGGCGGCACCGGCGGCGGCGCGCCGGTCACCGTCGTGTTCAACAACCAGGACGCCAACGACGGCTACGTGAAGGCCAGCGCGAGCGGCGGCAGCCCCGCCGTGGGCACGTTGGAGGCCTACTACGGCCTGGCGATCGGTCGCGGCACCGACGGCAACCACAATCGCACGGTGCTGTCCTTCGATACCTCGTCGCTGCCGGACAACGCCGTGGTCACCTCGGCCACGCTGACCGTGGCCTATCGCAGCGCGAGCGGCGACCCATGGAGCAATCCCGCCGGCAACACGCTGGTGGTCGACGTGCACAGCGGCTACCTGGGGACATGCACCATCGAAGCGGCGGACTGGGCGGCCGCCACGACCACGACCCACAGTGCGCAGGTGCCGGCCTTCAGCGGCGGCAACCAGACCAGCACCGTGTTCGACACCGCCGGGCGTGCGGCGATCGACCGCACCGGCCGCACCCAGCTGAAGTTGCGCTTCGCCGCCAACCCCACCGCGACGCACTACGTGTGGATCGACCGCGGTGCGACCGCCAAACTCTCGGTCACCTACACGCTGCCCTGA
- a CDS encoding GGDEF domain-containing protein produces MTFFRPAVALVFFSFVCASFDAGASDSLTRLLEQAETARSADPAKFRRILERLNEQAGSATESEGERIQYLNAYSYAFQGKHDLAIDTAKRLFDTSKDPDMRFRVGALIVNAYAVNRQFTEGLRQLEQTLGAIDQVKSKALRHQGLGVAALINSQIGQHEVALKYALNIQRDSPDARTQCLAKQVELESLQYLGRLSAGQKQIVDGVNMCAASGEMAAANLIRITLAKKMAANGDRSGAIALLQKYLPEMERTRYPRLLAEVKSTLAELMLENGNAAAAERYALDTIAQSASLNTTLPLVKAYRAIYEIADRRGDSDAALAAYRNYAEADKAYLNEVKARELAYQIVRQETLQKTQQINLLDQQNQVLQLQRKVDQQAAQNNRLIVMLLIVLVASIGYWAFKIKRVQLSLKKMAETDALTGICNRHHFTIRAERALAECARNGEQAALIMYDLDHFKNINDRFGHGTGDWALKEVAEASKGFCRRIDVLGRLGGEEFAILMYGCDLRAAARVAEDCRLRLAQLDTRETGHVFAITGSFGVTSSVQSGYSLAKLLSHADRQLYRAKHLGRNRVCVHENEHEHEPARAASNVLELPQRERSEHIGA; encoded by the coding sequence ATGACGTTCTTTAGGCCGGCAGTTGCTCTTGTCTTCTTCTCTTTCGTATGCGCCAGCTTCGATGCTGGCGCGTCCGATTCGCTGACTCGCCTTCTTGAACAGGCGGAGACGGCCCGTAGCGCCGATCCGGCCAAGTTCCGGCGAATCCTGGAGAGGCTTAACGAGCAGGCTGGTTCTGCGACCGAGTCGGAAGGAGAACGCATCCAGTACTTGAACGCCTATTCGTATGCGTTCCAAGGAAAGCATGACCTGGCCATCGATACAGCCAAGAGGTTGTTTGATACATCCAAAGATCCGGACATGCGTTTTCGCGTGGGAGCGCTGATAGTGAACGCCTATGCTGTGAATAGGCAGTTCACCGAGGGCTTGAGGCAGCTTGAACAAACGCTCGGGGCCATCGATCAAGTCAAGTCGAAGGCACTGAGGCATCAGGGTCTGGGTGTTGCCGCACTGATCAATAGCCAGATCGGCCAGCATGAGGTTGCGCTCAAGTATGCGCTCAATATCCAGCGCGACAGCCCCGATGCTCGCACCCAATGCCTGGCAAAACAGGTGGAGCTCGAATCACTACAGTATCTTGGTCGGCTGAGCGCTGGGCAGAAGCAGATCGTCGATGGCGTCAACATGTGCGCTGCAAGCGGTGAGATGGCGGCAGCGAACCTGATCCGCATAACTCTGGCAAAGAAGATGGCTGCCAACGGCGACCGCTCCGGTGCGATCGCATTGCTGCAGAAATACCTGCCGGAGATGGAGCGGACGCGTTACCCGCGTCTCTTGGCGGAGGTAAAATCCACCCTTGCCGAACTGATGCTGGAGAACGGCAACGCAGCAGCAGCTGAGCGATATGCTCTTGATACCATCGCGCAGAGTGCGAGTCTCAATACGACTTTGCCTTTGGTAAAGGCGTATCGGGCCATCTACGAGATCGCGGATCGCCGTGGAGACTCGGATGCCGCGCTGGCGGCCTACCGGAACTACGCCGAAGCCGACAAGGCCTACCTCAACGAAGTAAAGGCCCGCGAGCTGGCCTACCAGATCGTGCGCCAGGAAACCCTGCAGAAGACCCAGCAGATCAACCTGCTGGACCAGCAGAACCAGGTGTTGCAGCTGCAGCGCAAGGTGGACCAGCAGGCGGCGCAGAACAACCGGCTGATCGTGATGCTGCTGATCGTGCTGGTGGCATCCATCGGCTACTGGGCGTTCAAGATCAAGCGCGTGCAGCTGTCGCTGAAGAAGATGGCCGAGACCGACGCGCTGACCGGCATCTGCAACCGCCACCACTTCACCATCCGCGCCGAGCGCGCGCTGGCCGAATGCGCCCGCAACGGCGAACAGGCCGCGCTGATCATGTACGACCTGGACCACTTCAAGAACATCAACGACCGCTTCGGCCACGGCACCGGCGACTGGGCGTTGAAGGAAGTGGCCGAGGCCAGCAAGGGCTTCTGCCGGCGCATCGACGTGCTGGGCCGCCTGGGCGGCGAGGAATTCGCCATCCTGATGTACGGCTGCGACCTGCGCGCCGCCGCCCGCGTGGCCGAAGACTGCCGCCTGCGCCTGGCCCAGCTCGACACCCGCGAAACCGGCCACGTGTTCGCCATCACCGGCAGCTTCGGCGTGACCTCCAGCGTGCAGTCCGGCTACAGCCTGGCAAAGCTGCTCTCCCATGCCGACAGGCAGCTCTACCGCGCCAAGCACCTGGGCCGCAACCGCGTGTGCGTGCACGAGAACGAACACGAGCACGAACCGGCGCGTGCCGCCAGCAACGTGCTGGAACTGCCGCAGCGGGAACGCAGCGAACACATCGGCGCCTGA
- a CDS encoding DksA/TraR family C4-type zinc finger protein produces MATGWAGDGAVQDQIDATVKDGIERARRALPQGPSLTHCEECGKPIPAARQKAVPGVRLCVACQEAADAEAQGIATYNRRGSKDSQLR; encoded by the coding sequence ATGGCAACCGGATGGGCCGGCGATGGCGCCGTGCAGGACCAGATCGATGCGACCGTCAAGGACGGCATCGAACGCGCGCGCCGCGCATTGCCCCAGGGCCCCAGCCTGACCCACTGCGAGGAATGCGGGAAGCCGATTCCCGCTGCGCGGCAGAAGGCCGTGCCCGGCGTACGGCTGTGCGTGGCCTGCCAGGAGGCGGCGGACGCGGAGGCCCAGGGCATCGCCACCTACAACCGCCGCGGCAGCAAGGACAGCCAGCTGCGCTGA
- a CDS encoding tetratricopeptide repeat protein — translation MWTKWLGALLLASWALAARAQPAPPPAPADVLAIPAALKQQFREQVIDPTRLPNARLERMVDFLFSPQGLGMTYDAAANHTVAQAYATRKANCMSFTLLTVALAREAGLEAYGQQIEETLAWRRDQDTLYRTQHVNAGVRIRGRRLTIDVAWNEVITRRPPQPIGDERLVAHYYNNRAAELLEHGAVQDALRHAGMALQLDPGYATSWSNAGVMHLRNGDPARAQQAYRQALALDPDHPGALFNLVAFHQRAGQQDAVRPLQARLDAVQARDPFHHFLLATGFERDGDLQRAVRHYRQAIALHDGEHRFHFGLARAYFLLGDSRRAGRSLARARELSQGDTRRLYQAKLDVLRAGER, via the coding sequence ATGTGGACGAAGTGGCTTGGCGCCCTGCTGCTGGCGTCCTGGGCCTTGGCGGCACGTGCCCAACCCGCCCCACCGCCCGCCCCCGCCGACGTGCTGGCGATCCCCGCGGCGCTGAAGCAGCAGTTCCGCGAACAGGTCATCGACCCCACCCGGCTGCCGAATGCCCGGCTGGAGCGGATGGTCGACTTCCTTTTCAGCCCTCAGGGACTGGGCATGACCTACGACGCGGCCGCCAACCATACCGTGGCGCAGGCCTACGCCACCCGCAAGGCCAACTGCATGAGCTTCACCCTGCTGACCGTGGCCCTGGCGCGCGAAGCCGGGCTGGAGGCCTACGGCCAGCAGATCGAAGAAACGCTGGCCTGGCGGCGGGACCAGGACACGCTCTACCGCACGCAGCACGTGAACGCCGGGGTGCGCATCCGCGGGCGCAGGCTGACCATCGACGTGGCATGGAACGAGGTCATCACCCGCAGGCCGCCGCAACCCATTGGCGATGAACGCCTGGTCGCCCACTACTACAACAACCGCGCCGCCGAGCTGCTGGAGCACGGCGCGGTCCAGGACGCCTTGCGCCACGCCGGGATGGCCCTGCAGCTGGACCCGGGCTATGCCACCAGCTGGAGCAACGCCGGGGTGATGCATCTGCGCAACGGCGACCCCGCACGCGCGCAACAGGCGTACCGGCAAGCGCTCGCCCTCGATCCGGACCACCCCGGCGCGCTGTTCAACCTGGTGGCCTTCCATCAGCGTGCGGGCCAGCAGGATGCCGTGCGGCCGCTGCAGGCCCGGCTGGACGCGGTGCAGGCGCGCGACCCGTTCCATCATTTCCTGCTGGCCACCGGCTTCGAACGCGACGGCGACCTGCAGCGCGCCGTCCGCCACTACCGCCAGGCCATCGCGCTGCACGATGGCGAGCACCGCTTCCACTTCGGCCTGGCACGCGCCTACTTCCTGCTGGGCGACAGCCGGCGTGCCGGCCGGTCGCTGGCGCGGGCGCGCGAACTGAGCCAGGGCGACACCCGGCGGCTCTACCAGGCCAAGCTGGACGTGCTGCGCGCAGGCGAACGCTGA
- the trxC gene encoding thioredoxin TrxC: MSAEDPLIACPHCAAMNRVPLARLAEAPACGRCHHPLFTGMPLALGEADFDRHALRGTLPLLVDFWAPWCGPCLQMAPHFQRAAGLLEPTMRLAKVDTEASPGLGNRFGIRSIPTMVLLQGGREIARQSGAMPAEAIVRWARGQVG, encoded by the coding sequence ATGAGCGCCGAAGACCCCCTGATCGCCTGTCCGCACTGCGCCGCGATGAACCGGGTGCCGCTGGCGCGCCTGGCGGAGGCCCCCGCCTGTGGGCGCTGCCACCATCCGTTGTTCACCGGCATGCCGCTGGCGCTGGGCGAGGCGGATTTCGACCGCCACGCGCTGCGCGGCACCTTGCCGCTGCTGGTGGATTTCTGGGCGCCCTGGTGCGGCCCGTGCCTGCAGATGGCGCCGCACTTCCAGCGCGCCGCCGGGTTGCTGGAGCCCACGATGCGGCTGGCCAAGGTGGACACCGAGGCCAGCCCGGGACTGGGCAACCGGTTCGGCATCCGCAGCATCCCGACCATGGTGCTGTTGCAGGGCGGCCGCGAGATCGCGCGCCAGAGCGGCGCGATGCCGGCGGAGGCGATTGTGCGGTGGGCGCGGGGGCAGGTGGGGTGA
- a CDS encoding M14 family metallocarboxypeptidase gives MNLPERFHPIGTPGQPWGAAEKALWRAQQRVRRRYVDDVGMAVDALRGRFDVRQYGTIDYGPGETYPLHAVRSRDWDDALPLMLVTGGVHGYETSGVHGALQFLEQRAGDYAGRANLLVVPCVSPWGYERIHRWNADALDPNRSFRAGSPAQESAALMALVEPLRERVLMHIDLHETTDSDESEFRPALAARDGKPFEPGGIPDGFYLVDDSERRQPAFQRAVIAAVAAVTHIAPADARGQIIGSPVVAEGVIEYPVRSLGLCTGITDARYTTITEVYPDSPKATPQQCNDAQVAAVVAAIDYALANA, from the coding sequence ATGAACCTGCCAGAGCGCTTCCATCCCATCGGTACCCCGGGCCAGCCGTGGGGCGCGGCAGAAAAGGCGCTGTGGCGCGCGCAGCAGCGCGTGCGGCGCCGGTACGTGGACGATGTCGGCATGGCGGTCGACGCATTGCGCGGGCGCTTCGACGTGCGGCAGTACGGCACGATCGACTATGGTCCCGGCGAAACCTATCCGCTGCACGCGGTCCGCAGCCGCGACTGGGACGATGCGCTGCCGCTGATGCTGGTCACCGGCGGCGTGCACGGGTACGAGACCAGTGGCGTGCATGGCGCGCTGCAGTTCCTCGAACAGCGCGCCGGCGACTATGCGGGCAGGGCCAACCTGCTGGTGGTGCCGTGCGTCAGTCCGTGGGGCTACGAGCGCATCCATCGCTGGAATGCCGATGCGCTGGACCCCAACCGTTCCTTCCGTGCCGGCAGTCCCGCGCAGGAGTCGGCGGCGCTGATGGCCCTGGTCGAGCCGCTCAGGGAGCGGGTGCTGATGCATATCGACCTGCATGAAACCACCGACAGCGACGAATCCGAGTTCCGCCCCGCGCTGGCCGCGCGCGACGGCAAGCCGTTCGAGCCGGGCGGGATCCCGGACGGGTTCTACCTGGTGGACGACAGCGAGCGCCGGCAGCCGGCGTTCCAGCGCGCGGTGATCGCCGCGGTGGCCGCCGTCACCCACATCGCGCCGGCCGACGCGCGGGGCCAGATCATCGGTTCGCCGGTGGTGGCCGAAGGCGTGATCGAGTATCCGGTCAGGTCGCTCGGCCTGTGCACCGGCATCACCGATGCGCGCTACACCACCATCACCGAGGTCTATCCGGACAGCCCGAAGGCCACGCCGCAGCAGTGCAACGATGCCCAGGTGGCCGCGGTGGTGGCGGCGATCGATTACGCCCTGGCGAACGCTTGA